In Papaver somniferum cultivar HN1 unplaced genomic scaffold, ASM357369v1 unplaced-scaffold_12, whole genome shotgun sequence, a single window of DNA contains:
- the LOC113330934 gene encoding polyphenol oxidase, chloroplastic-like: MASLSSLNSISTASTKSLFASHDSSFQKKTQISVVRKPKHSHVTVVQCRAANNKDRDRDNHEMETSSFVDRRNMLLGLGGLYGATTAGFGADPMAMAAPIAPPDLSKCGPADIPPGGTPTNCCPPPNTKIINFQVPLKATPLRTRPAAHLVDKAYIAKYNKAYQLMKALPDEDPRSFKQQANIHCAYCDGAYDQAGFPNLDIQVHNSWLFFPFHRYYLYFHEKILGSLIGDPTFALPFWNWDSPAGMKMPSMYAKPDSSLYDTIRDAKHQPPFLLDFDYNGVVDANLPAKQLYTNNLTTMYRQMVSGGKTATLFLGTPYRAGGAPNPGGGTLENAPHGAVHIWTGDRNQTNMENMGNFYSAARDPIFFAHHSNCDRMWTIWKTLGGNRKDFTDPDFLNAAFLFYDEKKQLVRVTVKDCLEQENLRYKYQDVEIPWLQTKPKTPKTRKVEKNIANKRSVEKTAKKTSVGTTEFPILLDKKVQIMVKRPKTKSRSKKEKEDKEEILIISGIELESGALVKFDVLINDEDEVGPESSHFAGSFTNVPHKHGKNGKKIKTRLKLGITDILEDLDAENDDGVLVTLIPRESGNGKHVVTIQGIRIEFD; the protein is encoded by the exons AtggcttctctttcttctcttaACTCTATTTCTACTGCTTCAACTAAGTCTCTATTTGCAAGCCATGATAGTTCCTTTCAAAAGAAAACACAGATTTCTGTGgttaggaaaccgaaacatagtCATGTTACGGTAGTTCAATGCAGAGCTGCTAACAATAAAGATCGTGATCGTGATAATCATGAAATGGAAACTAGCAGCTTCGTTGACAGAAGAAATATGCTTCTTGGTCTAGGAGGTTTATATGGTGCGACAACAGCTGGGTTTGGTGCTGACCCTATGGCAATGGCAGCTCCAATAGCTCCGCCCGATTTATCAAAATGTGGTCCAGCAGATATTCCGCCTGGTGGAACACCAACAAATTGTTGTCCACCACCGAACACAAAAATCATCAACTTTCAAGTACCATTGAAAGCTACTCCTCTTAGGACTCGCCCCGCTGCTCATTTAGTTGATAAGGCTTATATTGCGAAATATAACAAAGCCTATCAACTTATGAAAGCTCTACCCGATGAAGATCCACGTAGCTTTAAACAACAAGCTAATATCCACTGTGCTTACTGTGATGGTGCTTATGATCAAGCTGGTTTTCCTAACTTGGACATTCAAGTTCATAACTCATGGTTGTTCTTTCCGTTCCACAGATATTATCTTTACTTCCACGAGAAAATCTTGGGTAGTTTAATCGGTGATCCTACTTTTGCTTTACCTTTTTGGAATTGGGATTCTCCTGCTGGTATGAAAATGCCTTCCATGTATGCCAAACCAGATTCTTCTCTTTATGATACAATCCGTGACGCTAAACATCAACCACCTTTTCTACTCGATTTTGATTACAATGGTGTCGTTGATGCCAATCTCCCTGCTAAGCAACTATATACCAATAACCTTACTACCATGTATCGTCAAATGGTATCTGGTGGAAAGACAGCAACACTTTTCCTTGGAACGCCATACCGAGCCGGTGGAGCACCGAATCCTGGTGGAGGAACACTTGAGAATGCTCCACATGGTGCTGTTCATATTTGGACCGGAGATAGAAACCAAACTAATATGGAAAACATGGGTAATTTCTATTCTGCAGCTAGGGATCCAATCTTTTTCGCTCATCACTCAAATTGTGATCGGATGTGGACCATATGGAAAACTTTGGGAGGAAACCGAAAGGATTTCACTGATCCTGATTTCTTAAATGCTGCTTTCCTTTTCTATGATGAGAAAAAACAGCTCGTGAGAGTCACG GTTAAAGATTGTTTGGAACAAGAGAATTTAAGGTACAAGTACCAAGATGTAGAAATTCCATGGCTCCAAACAAAACCCAAAACTCCTAAAACAAGAAAGGTCGAGAAGAACATAGCAAATAAGAGATCAGTGGAGAAAACGGCAAAGAAGACATCAGTGGGTACGACAGAATTTCCCATACTACTCGATAAAAAAGTACAGATCATGGTTAAAAGGCCAAAAACAAAATCACGaagcaagaaagaaaaagaagataaagaagagatATTGATTATAAGCGGGATTGAACTCGAAAGTGGTGCTCTTGTGAAGTTTGACGTCCTTATcaatgatgaagatgaagttggTCCTGAATCAAGTCACTTTGCAGGTAGTTTTACTAATGTACCACATAAACATGgaaagaatggcaagaaaatcaagaCTCGTCTGAAGTTAGGGATAACTGATATTCTTGAAGATTTGGATGCTGAAAATGATGATGGTGTTCTGGTTACTTTAATACCGAGAGAGTCAGGAAATGGAAAACATGTTGTTACAATTCAAGGTATTAGAATCGAGTTTGATTAA